The following are encoded together in the Lactuca sativa cultivar Salinas chromosome 1, Lsat_Salinas_v11, whole genome shotgun sequence genome:
- the LOC111887540 gene encoding uncharacterized protein LOC111887540 has protein sequence MALSAVAAAVTTTSRRPILSPSLSSSLTTTLTLLFIRKHSPHHSRRLITTMAASSTLTPEQKITAPYGSWSSPITSDVVSGASKGLGGTAVDSHGRLFWLESRPSESGRLVIVKGGNDENEETIDVTPKEFSVRTVAQEYGGGDFSISGGTLVFSNHKDQRLYKHSLDSKDSAPLPLTPDYGGPLVSYADGVYDTSLNRYISVMEDRRESSLDAITSIVSIDLGDNGVKEPKVLVSGNDFYAFPRLDPEGKRLAWIEWSHPNMPWDRSELWVGYISDTGDVYKRVCVAGGDSAIIESPTEPKWSDEGELFFVTDRKTGFWNLHRWVESDNTVAPVYSLEAEFAKPLWVFGMNSYEILKEHKNLIACSYRQKGRSYLGVVDKNKNTLSILQTPFTDLMNITSGVRCLYVEGASGVHPLSIAKVTLDDVASNVVDFKIVWSSSPTSSQYKSYFSSPEFIEFPTEVPGENAYAYYYPPTNPNYQSSQEEKPPLLLKSHGGPTAETRGILSLPVQFWTSRGWAFVDVNYGGSTGYGREFRERLLKRWGVVDVNDCCSCAQFLVDSGKADAGRLCITGGSAGGYTTLAALAFKKTFKAGASLYGVADLKLLKEETHKFESRYMDNLVGGEKEFFERSPINFVDQFSCPIILFQGLEDKVVPPDQARKIYKALKAKGLPVALVEYEGEQHGFRKAENIKFTLEQQMVFFARLVGGFKVADEIVPIKIDNFD, from the exons ATGGCACTTTCGGCTGTAGCAGCCGCCGTTACCACCACCAGTCGCCGCCCAATTCTATCACCATCATTATCAAGCAGCCTCACTACCACCCTGACTCTACTCTTCATCAGAAAACACTCTCCTCATCACTCTCGGAGGCTGATAACAACAATGGCGGCCTCTTCAACGCTTACACCGGAGCAAAAAATCACCGCACCATACGGTTCATGGTCCTCTCCCATCACCTCAGACGTCGTGTCAGGAGCCTCCAAGGGTCTGGGAGGCACAGCCGTCGACTCTCACGGCCGATTGTTCTGGCTTGAATCACGACCTTCGGAATCAGG ACGATTGGTTATAGTTAAAGGGGGAAATGACGAAAATGAAGAAACCATTGATGTAACACCCAAGGAGTTCTCAGTGCGTACAGTTGCTCAAGAATATGGTGGAGGTGATTTTTCAATTTCAGGAGGCACTCTAGTTTTCTCCAATCACAAAGACCAGAGACTTTACAAACATTCTCTAGATTCAAAAG ATTCTGCACCTTTGCCACTTACCCCTGATTATGGTGGACCTCTAGTGAGCTATGCAGATggagtttatgatacatcacttAATCGATACATCAGTGTTATGGAAG ATCGACGTGAAAGTAGCTTGGATGCAATCACAAGCATTGTGTCAATAGACCTCGGTGATAATGGTGTTAAAG AACCAAAAGTGTTAGTCAGTGGAAATGATTTCTATGCGTTCCCTAGACTTGACCCTGAAGGAAAAAGATTGGCATGGATTGAATGGAGCCACCCTAACATGCCATGGGATAGATCTGAACTATGGGTTGGCTATATTTCAGACACTGG AGATGTGTACAAACGAGTATGTGTTGCAGGGGGCGATTCTGCCATTATTGAATCTCCAACTGAACCAAAATGGTCTGATGAAG GAGAATTGTTCTTTGTGACAGATAGAAAAACTGGTTTCTGGAATCTTCACAGATGG GTTGAATCTGATAACACAGTGGCACCAGTGTATTCACTAGAAGCTGAGTTTGCAAAACCATTATGGGTTTTTGGCATGAACTCTTATGAAATTCTCAAGGAACATAAAAACTTAATTGCTTGTAGTTACAG GCAAAAAGGAAGATCATATCTTGGAGTTGTGGACAAGAATAAGAACACATTATCCATTCTCCAGACTCCTttcacagatttaatgaatatt ACTTCAGGTGTACGTTGTCTGTATGTTGAAGGGGCATCTGGAGTTCATCCTTTATCTATAGCTAAG GTGACTTTAGATGACGTGGCATCAAATGTGGTTGACTTCAAGATTGTTTGGTCTTCTTCACCTACTAGTTCACAATACAAATCTTACTTCAGCTCCCCAGAATTTATTGAATTTCCAACAGAAGTCCCTGGAGAAAATGCGTATGCATACTATTACCCCCCAACAAATCCTAATTATCAATCCAGTCAAGAAGAAAAACCTCCATTGTTGTTAAAAAGCCATG GAGGACCCACAGCTGAGACACGTGGCATCTTGAGCCTTCCAGTCCAGTTTTGGACTAGTCGTGGTTGGGCTTTTGTGGATGTGAATTACGGTGGAAGTACTG GGTATGGTCGGGAATTTCGTGAAAGGCTTTTGAAACGATGGGGTGTAGTCGATGTCAATGATTGTTGCAGCTGTGCTCAGTTCTtg gTGGATAGTGGAAAAGCAGATGCTGGAAGACTATGCATAACTGGAGGCTCTGCTGGTGGTTACACAACTCTGGCTGCACTTGCATTCAAGAAAACATTCAAAGCTGGTGCTTCTTTATATGGT GTGGCTGATTTGAAGCTGTTGAAAGAAGAAACTCACAAATTTGAGTCGCGATACATGGATAATCTTGTTG GGGGTGAAAAGGAGTTCTTTGAGAGGTCACCTATCAATTTTGTGGATCAATTTTCTTGCCCTATAATTCTGTTTCAGGGATtagaagacaag GTTGTGCCACCTGATCAAGCAAGAAAAATATATAAAGCTTTGAAAGCAAAAGGATTGCCTGTTGCTTTAGTGGAATATGAAGGGGAGCAACATGGTTTTCGTAAG gctgaaaatatcaagtttacaCTTGAACAACAAATGGTGTTTTTTGCACGTTTGGTGGGAGGATTTAAGGTGGCTGATGAAATTGTTCCCATCAAAATTGATAACTTTGACTAA